The Christiangramia flava JLT2011 region ATCATGAGCATGAACTTGGAAAGCGCTTTTAGAAAGTTTTCATGAGTGATCGCTCCCTCTTCAAAAGCTTCTGAAAAGAGTTTAGGATATTCGGAATCAGCCCGGAGCTTTTCCAGTACATTCGTCATGGTTTCGCCCATTTCAGCCTCATTGGTAATAGGAATGATTGGAAAAAGATCCAGGTGTGCAGTGGCTCCGTCCCAGGCAAATTCCTTTAAAAATGCCATGTTCTGGATGGCCGGCGCGTTGCGAATGCCTTCCCGGTCCTCGATCCCGTGGCTGAACTGGTGGCCGTGGTGCGTGAAAGCGAAGCGCTGTTCATGGCAAAAACCACAGGAGATCACGCCATTTGCCGAAAGTTTACCATCATAAAACAGTTTTTTACCCAGTTCAAAACCTCTTTTGGTAGGAGAATTGGCCGAAAGATCGTACTGGATTTCCGGAAAATTTTCAGGTATGGAAACCTGTATTTCTTCATCAAGCGGGATGTACACCGCGTCTTTGGAGCAGGCCGTAAAAATAGCCAGCAGCCAAACCAGATATATCTTGTTCATCATACATTCTTTATAAACCGGGAACCCGAAGGCTCCCGGCGATGAATTAATGGGTGCCGCTGGCACCGTTATGAACATGATCTACGCGGAACATCCCGGTAAGATTTTCAGCGATCTGGGGGCTTTTGTTTTCATCGACCATGATGACCGATTTCTCTTCCAGACTTAACTGGTACTGCCCATTCAGAATTTTAGAGGCGTCTACAGCAAGGTGGATCACCGGTTTCAGCTCGCTGCTCACCAACGCGCTGGAAGGCAATGCCAAGCTGAGTGCACGGTAGTTGTCCAGGCTGCTGCCGTGGCTTCCCATATGGACCTTGAAGTTCTGAGCTTCAGCAGTAGTGGCGGTTGTAAAACTTCCTTCGTAGTTCAGAAATTTATAGCCGGCCTGCCAGGCCCACATCATTTCATTCGCTTCCGCCAGGCTGAGAAAATCTCCCTGGCCTTCCGCACCCTGCAGGTATTTTTCCTGGTCTACACCAATTCCAAAACTGATACTGGCATATTCACCTGCCGGTACCTCCTTCAAAACCACCTCGGTATGGCCGGTTTCCTTGTTGATTATGAAATAGGAATCGTTTTTAGGATAAGTAAAAACCGTTCCTGAAGCGGTGGTTAATTTGAAATTACTGACGATGTAATTGAGTCGGCTGATCTTCAGTTGTTCCTGATTGATGCTTTCATAGCCGGAGGTGTTCAGCAGCAGATCGTTGCCGTTGAAACCATTATCGAATTCGATGACCAGGTCATTATGGCCACTAAGCTGTTCTTCAGAATCTGTGGAACAGGAAATACTGCTGATGGTAAGAATGGCCATCAGGCTGTTCAGAATATATTTTTTCATGATAATTATTTAAAATTTAGACATAGGTATGGCTGTTCGGGAAGTGTGCTTCCCAAAAAGCAGGCTTAAATAATTACCTGAAACTGCGGTGGCCTGAGAGGCTTTTCAGCAAAAAGGAACGTGTAGGAACAGCGACAGCAAACCGGAATGCGCGTAATCTCGCCGGAAGCTACAAATTCAGCAACCAGCCCGTATGGACGAGCTTCGTGGTAGAGGAGCGTGGATGCATAGCGTTCCTGTAGTTTGCCCTTTTTATCATCCTGTTCCCGTTCTGCCTCTTCCGCAAGACTGCGCATCAGGTAGCATTTCCCGTTGCATTCCAGCTCGGGGCGATCCCTGTTCACACACACTTCGGTTACGATATACTCGTAGTGGAAAAGGTAGTCGAAAACCGGTAAAAGAGGCCTGAAAAGCACGATCAGGATCACCAGTGACCCTGTAATTCTCATGGTTTATCGCACTAATTCCTGGGCATTGATCAGGCTGGCCGAAATCTCGTCTTCCATACGCCGAACTTTTTTGAGTTCTGCCTGCAGGGCATCTATTTCCTGCTGGATTTCCTGGTTGCTCATTTTCTTAACCGAAGGTTTCTTTTTCACGAATTCGTCACTGAAACTGTGCATCCAGCCCATCATCAGGCTGTCTGATCTTTCCAGCTGTTTTTCAGCTTCCAAATAGATGCGCGGATTCGCACTGGTATCGGCAATTTTCTGAAGTTGTTGTTCCAGCCCGGGAAGATCTCCCATTTTCGGCATTACTTCATCGTGAACTTCCAGTACCTGCTGAAAGAGTTTTTCGTATTCGGCATATTTTTCAGAAGTATCTTCCGCGCAGGAAAATACCAGTAAGGTCATGCTTGCCAGCAGGACTTTTCTCAAATTTAAAATCATAGGATACAATTGTAGTTAGTAAAAAATGCAGTGGGCGGCTAACTACAGGGCGGGTGAAATATGGTACCCGTAAGCAGGTATGTGTAGAGCGGGTCTTCCGCAGAAAAGTTGTGCTGCAGTTCTTCACTGATGGCAGTCATCCTGCTTTCTGGTAAACTTTGCAAAAACAGCAGCGGAATTTCCACTTTTTTGGCAGATTGTTCCTTTTTATCCTGGGATTCCTTTTCGGCGGCTTCTGCCAGCGACTTCATAAGGTAACACTGCCCGTTACATTTCAGCTCCGGCCGGTCCTTGTTCTCGCAAAGCTCGGTCGCGATATACTCGTAATTCAGGAAATAGGTTGCTACCGGCATAGCGGGCCGTAGCACGATCAGAATTGCAAATAAAGGCAACAACTGTTTCACGCTGCAAATATACAACCTCCCGTTCCATTTTGGGGCAGTACTCCGCAAATTTTTTAGCTGATTTTCCTACTCGTTTTAACTGAATCCAGGCATGTTAGAATATCCCTAAAGTTTTGAAAAAGCCGGGTTTACTACGAAAATTTTGGCTATTTTATGCTTTGAATTTAAAACTGGTTTTTATGAGGATTATAGGAGGCGTGGTGATCCTGGTGGTAGTCTTGGGCATCCTGATCTATTACCGTTGGTTCATGAAGAAAAATCAATAAATACAAAAACCGGGATTTCCCCGGTTTTTTGTTTGCTGAATATTTCAGTTATGCTATTCTGCTTTGATACTGATGGTCTCGGTGCCCAGGTTGGCACTTTTCACACGTAATTTCAGTGTGCCTTTTTCAAAATCAGAACCCAGGATGATGACGGCTTTTCCGTAGAATAAATTCACCGTATCGTTCTGAAACGCTTCAAACGACTGCGGATTTCCATTTCCAGCGCCTGCCAGATGGCCTTCACCCGTGACCTCGATCTGCAAAACATCATTGGCCAGGGGAGCGGGATTTCCTTTTTTATCGAATGCTTCCACCAGCACATAAGACAGGTCTTTCCCGTTTGCTTGGATGATCTTTCGATCTGCAGTTAAGCTGAAATTGGTTGCTTTTCCGGCTGTTTTCAGTATTTTTTCGCCAATTTGCTTACCGTCTTTGTAAGCTACGGCCTTTACTTCTCCGGGTTCATAGACCACGTCGTTCCACATGAGTCGGAAACGTTCAGTAGAAACCGTTGATTCGGGTTTTTTGCATTGTTTCCCGTACGATTTTCCGTTTACGAAAAGTTCAGCGCAATCGCCGTTGGTATATACAAAAACTGGAGTTTTCTCGCCTTCCCGGCCTTCCCAGTTCCAGTGCGGCAAAATATGGATTGTCTGCTCTTCTGGCTTCCAGTAACTTTTATATAAATAGTACCGGTCTTTCGGAATTCCCACCAGATCCACAATCCCGAAATAGGAACTCCTGGAAGCGGCTTCCGCATCAAAGCCCAGCTCTTCGACTTCTTTATTGGTGTAGGGCGTTGGTTCGCCGAGATAATCAAAACCAGTCCAGACGAATTCGCCAGCTACATACGGTTCCTGCTGCTGCCACATGAAATCATCATCTGAGATTTCGGCCCATTCCGGGGCATTGAGATCATACGAACTGACCTGAAGCGATTTGGTAAAATCAGTCTTTTTCTCTGGCAGCGGAAATTCATAAAAGCCGCGCGTGCTTACTGTGGAAGCCGATTCACTGATGACCACAGCTTTATTCGGTTGCAGTTTTCTGGCAATTCGATAGCGCCTTCCGTAATTCCAGCTGTGCACATCATACAGGTCAAAATGTCTTAATTCTGCGCTTCGCAACTGGTCATTCACCAAAGTGGTGGGGCGGGTAGGATCATATTTGTTCACATAGTTCAGCATGGTGTGAAGCCTTCGGAAGCCATTATTGATATTCCACTGCACATCACCGATCTCGTTGCCCACGCTCCACATGAAAACCGAAGGGTGGTTGCGATCGCGGCGAATAAAATTCCGAATATTTCGATGCGCAAAATCCTCAAAATCGGTGGTGTCTACGATATCAGCCTTGGCATCATATTTATCAAATATCTCGTCAAAAAAGAGGATTCCCATCTTATCGCAGAGCTCCAGCAATTCTGGCGCGGCAACATTATGGCTGTTACGGATGGCATTCACGCCCAGCGACTGCATGATCTCCAGCTGCCTTTCCGCCGCACGGGGATAAAATGCAGCTCCTAAGGGACCCTGACCGTGGTGGAGATTCACGCCTTTCAGCTGTACCCGGCGGCCGTTCAGATGAAAACCATCGTTGGCTGTGAATTCAATGTTTCGAATCCCAAAACTGGTCTTTTTTTCGTCCCGAAGTTGCCCGTTTACATAAACCTGGCTGAGCGTGCTATAGAGATTGGGAGCGTCGAGATCCCAAAGCTGAGGTTTCAGAACTTTCGCGCTGGTTTCAAAATAAGCAGCTTCACCGGCTGCAAGAAACCTGGTCATTTTTTCTGCGGAAACCTGCTCGCCCGAAGGGTCTAAGATCACCTGTTTCAGGCGAACAGAATCGCCCATTTTGGAAGTATTCAGAATATGATTGCTGATGCGTACCGTGGCGGTATCAGCGTTGATAATGGGAGTGGTCACATAGGTTCCCCAAATATCTACATGAACAGGGTCTGTGACAAGCATGGTCACTTTGCGATAGAGGCCGCCACCCGGGTACCAGCGGCTGTCGTGCTCGCGGGTATCGGCATGAACCGCCAGCAGGTTTTCTTCGGAAAAATTCAGAAAGTCGGTAATGTCGAGGTAAAAGGAATTATATCCGTAATCCCATTTTCCGGCTAGTTTTCCGTTTATGTAAACTTCCGGAAAGGCCATGACGCCATCAAAAACCAGGTAAATTCTCTTGTTTTTATAAGCTTCGTTAATTTCCAGTTTTTTTCGGTACCATCCTTCAGCTTTCCAGGGCAATTTGCCGGTGCTGCCATTTCCGTCCTTGATGAAATCTTCGGAAATAGCCCAGTCATGAGGAATTCGAACATCCTGCCAGGAACTGTCGTCAAATTCAGAGTCTACGGCTTCGGGGTGTGGTCCTTTGGCAAATTTCCAGCCTTTCTGAAGTTCCCTGGATTCACGCTGCGCCGCTACCTGAAAATGATTCAGCAGAAGCGCGCAAAAAAGAAGTAAAAAGTATTGTTTATAGAGCTTGTTCATGGTTGTCTATTTTGAAGCATTGTAAAATTGCATTCCCAGAGTCGCCTTGTTCTGGTGGTCAAAAAGCGTGGCGTTATCCCAGTGAGAACCCTGAGCCCACTGCGTGCTGCAACTGGTAGAAACCCAGGCCGGTTCCCAGTAAACCAGGCCACTGCCACCGGCATTCTCGATCACTTCCTGTAATTTATTCAGGTAATCCAGCTGGCCCTGTTGTGTCGCCGGGAAACCATCAACCAGCGCGTCTTCCCCGAGAATGTTGTTGGCCGAATCGGCATTTTCAAGAGTGAAAGGATAAGCGGTTTCCACGACCATCAGTTTTTTGTCGTAGGTACTGATCAGCGTTTGAAGCGCTGAGGAGACATTCTCCAGGTTGTAGTCAGACCAGATGGGGTAGTAGGAAAGGCCGATCCAGTCGAAATTGGTCACGCCGTTTGCTGTCGCCTGCTCGAACCACCAGAGTCCGTTTTCTGGCTGCGCGATATGCAGCATGATTTCGATATTTGATTCGTTTTGTGAAGCAATATCTCTAACTGCCTGGATACCTTTATTGAGCAAATATGCGTTGCGGTCCCAGTCTATAGGCCACTCCAGTTCGCCCTGCTGCAGGATCATCCCATTGATCTCGTTTCCCACCTGCACGATATTAGGCAAAAGATCGGCCTCTTTTAATTTTTTGAGCGTCTGATAGGTGTAGTTGTAGAGTGAGTCTCCCAGAACCGGCGTATTGTCTTTCACTGCCGCCCAGGCTGCAGGGATTTCCTGTCTGGAAGGATCTGCCCAGGTATCAGAATAATGAAAGTCCAGCAAGACCTGCATGTTAGCCGCTTTAGCCCGACTAATACTTTTTTTAACATCCTGAAAATTGGAATAACTGGTCCATTCTGGAGAATGCCAGAGGCGAACACGAACGAGGTTGGCACCGGCATCAGCAAAAATCTGGTAAGAATCTTCAGCTTGCGCATCAGCGTTGTAATAGGTCGCGCCACAATCTTCCATTTCATTCACGTAAGAAAGATCGGCACCATAATAGAAGTTGGTTTCTTCTGGAGTTTCAGCAGGTGTTTCTTCCGGAGTTTCGCTAACCGGGGAATCGTCATTAGTCTCCGGAAGGTCTTCCGAAGTGGTTCCTGAAGAACAGGCCGAAAATAACAGGCAAAGCAGCCCGGTTTTCAGCATAGGGCCAATAAGATCTCTGAACATAGCCATCATTCGTTATAAATGTATAATGTACGTTTAATTTTGTAAAAATAACGAATTTTTTGTGATCTGGCCTGATCGGAGATTTCAGTTTTCTATAGTGGGATCATTTTGGAAAATAGCAAGGCTTATTCCTTTTTCCGGGTTTTGGATTTGATGAATTCGATGATCATCGGGGTGATCGAAAGGATCACGATTCCCAGGATCACCAGTTCAAAATTGTTTTTTACGAAATCCAGGTTTCCGAAGAAATAGCCAACCAGTACCAGCAGCAAAACCCAGGAGATCCTGCCAATTACATTATAGCGAATGAATTTTCCGAAGTGCATTTCCCCAATTCCGGCTACAAATGGCGCAAAGGTGCGAACTACCGGCACGTAGCGTGCAAGAATGATGGTTTTTGGGCCGTGTTTCGCATAGAAACTCCGTGTTTTATCAATGTGCTTTTCACTTACTAGGGTTCTTCCAAAAACTTTCCAGGCCAGTACTTTCAGTCCCACGGTCTTTCCGAGGTAATAATTCAGACTGTCGCCCAGGATGGCGGCCACAGCTAGACTGATGAGTACAATATAAAGATTGAGTTCAGCCGTTTGCCCGGCATCGTTCACCACGCCCGCGCAAAATGTCCCGGCAGCAAATAACAGGGAATCTCCCGGTAAAAACGGCATGACGACCAGGCCGGTTTCGATGAAAATGAACGCGAAAAGAATGGCATAGATCCAGACGCCATAATCAATGATCATGGTGAAAAGATGACTATCCAGGTGGAGGAAAAAATCTAAAATACTGTTCACGTTTTAAAATTTATAGGTGAAACCCAGTAAAGCTGCGTGCTCATTGCTGGAAAAGGTCAATTCCATGTGTTCCCGTTCATACGGACTTGTGAAAATAAGCGAACTCCCGATCCCCACCACTGCCCCGGCCAGGATATCGTAACCGTCATGTTTCTGGGCATTAATGCGACTAAAAGCGGTAAAACCGGCCAGCGCATAAGCGGGAATGCTGTATTTGAAGCCGTAGCGTTCATGTATAAATGCGGCACTTTGAAAAGTGGTGGAAGTATGGCCGGAAGGGAAAGCGTTATCCCCGTTGTGATGCGGTCTGGGTTTATTGAGAGCCACTTTGAGTCCAAAAGTCACGACCTGATTCAGGATAAAACCTTTGGTGAACTGCCAGCTACCTTCCCGGTCTTTTAAGATGAGCGTGGTCGCCAGCGTGGAGGCAGGCACTGCAAATAAGAGCACGTCACCCGCGGTCTTGATACCGGGACTTTCCTGTTTGATGAATTGAGCGTGTCCCTGGAATGACAGGAACAGGCTGAAAATTAGTATAAAAATATAGTTTTTAAAATCGTTATTCATATTTCTAAAAACACTAAAAGAAGCCACGCGGCTCCTTTGAATTTAACAATTTAACGAGAATTTAATCGTCTCCTTCCTGATGATATTCTTCTATTTGCTGGACGGTTTTTTGTTCCAGCAATTCCCCGGATTCCTTGTACAGTACTTCTATTTCCCGATTGTCCTGCTGCAACTCCAGTTCATAAAAAAATTCGTTAGGTTGTTCTATTCTGAAGATTTTACGGATCTGAGCTTCGGAGAAATCGCTTTTCACCGCTTCGGAAATCTTTTGCGGCAGCTGCTCCATTGGGATTGCAGCTTCAGTTTCGAGCCATTTTCCGTCGGTATTGAAATTCGCGGAAAACTCCTGTTGATTTTGCTCAAATTCCGCTTCCCATTCTTCTGAGTTTTCTTTTCCCCAGGTCACTTTCTGTGCATCCGGAAACCTTTTGCTGAAAGCTTCCTGTACCTGGCTGTCTACTTCGGAATTTTTTCCGCAGGCGATCAGCAAGAACATCAGGAAAAAAACTCCAGCCTGTGTCCACTTTTTCATGTTAAAACATTTGAATAGGGAAACTACTGCTGAATTCTAAAGTTCTTTTAAAGTTGGCTATTAAAACTTTCTTAATTAAAAATGATCCTGAAAAAATGCCTGTTTTCGGCAAAATGATAGGTGACATTATATTGCAGGACTTCGCAGATTTTCTGAACGATCGCCAGGCCTAGTCCGCTACCGGGTTTGGAACGCTCGTTTTTTCGGTAAAAACGCCTGAAGATTCGCTCGGCATCTTCCAGCTCGGCATCGCCAGGATTACTGATCTCCAGCCTGTCATGGTCGATCGTTATTCTAATAGGTCCATCACCTTCGGTATGCTTGATGGCATTGCTGAGCAGATTTCCGATCAAAGACTGAATAAGCTCCGGATCTGAAAAGAGGGTCAGGTTTTTTTTTTTTTCCAGTTCGATCTCAACAGGACTGATCTCCCGGAAGTTGATGACCATCTCCTCGAGCAAATCATTCAAAGAGATTTCCTGATAATCATTTTTCTGGCGTTGATCGAGCGTTGCCAGTAACACCAGTTTTTTATTGAGATTGGCCAGCCTGCGAATATGGCGCTGCAAATTGGAAAGTTCTTCGAATTGCTGGTCGCTAATCGCAGATTCGTTCAGGAAATTTTCCAGTTTGGCCTGCATGATCGCCAGTGCCGTTTGAAGTTCGTGCGAAATATTTTCAGTAAACTCCTTCAGGTTGTTATAGTCGTAGATCACCCGCGAGGTAAGCGTCTCGATCTCGGTCTTTAATTCTGAAAATTCCACAATATTGCTGTCTACCAGTTCAACCGGGCGGGCCGCCTGCAGGGAAAAATGCTGCATGGCTTCCAGGTTTCGGAAAAAAGGTTTCCAGATCCTGCGATTCCAGGCCCTGCTGAAATAGAACTGGATCACGAATACCAGGGCGAGACTGATAAGAAAATATACCAGCGTGATCACCACGATCTCCTGGGTTTCTACGACCATGGATCGCACGGTAATGCGGTAAATCTCCCCGTTGATGGTTCTAAAAGTGCTCAATTCGCGGAAAAGTTCCGTTTCATCCTGCGACGGATCATAGATGAGCGTGTCTTTTAAAATCTCAGGACGAAGACGCGGCGTTTTCACGATCTCAAAAACCGGCGGCAGTTCTATTAATTGCCCGTTTTCAGTCGCATAATGTTCCAGCCTGTAACTTCGCGAGTACAGCTCTTCTTCCACTTCCTGTTCCATCAGTTTACTGATAAAGAAATAGAGCACCGGCGTGCTGAAAAGAATCAGCAGCACACTGATGAGGATAAAGGCCTTGGAGGTTTTTTGAAGGAGCGTTATGGATCTTTTGTTCTTCAATTTCAGGCAGATTTAAAGATATAACCCGAACCGTAGGCTGTCTGGATATAATGGGATGCCCTGCCGAGTTTCTTCCGAAGGTTGTTGATATGCACATAGATAAAATCAAAATTATCCAGCATATCGCTCTGGTCGCCCCAAAGGTGTTCGGCAATGATCTCTTTGGAAAGCACACGCCCTTCGTTGGTGATAAAGAAGACCAGAAGATCGTACTCTTTACGTGTTAATTCGATGGGCCGCTTCTCTACGAGCACTGTTTTAGACCTGGTTTGGATGGTGATTTCCTGAAATTGCAGTTCCTCGTTACCGCCGAATTTGCCCCGGCGAAGCACCGCTTTGATCCGGGAATTGAGTTCGGCCAGATGAAAAGGTTTGGTGATATAATCATCGGCTCCCAGGTCCAGACCTTCCAGCTTATTGTCCAGGGAATTGTTGGCAGAAATGATGATGACACCTGCTTCGCTCCTGGATTTTTTCAATTGTTTCAGGACATCCAGCCCGGAACCATTCAGTAAATTGATGTCCAGCAACACCATATCATAATCGTAAAGCGAGATGCGATAAAGCGCTTCTTCGTAATCTGAAGCTGTTTCGCAAACATGGGCATCTTTTTCCAGGAAGGTTTTGATGGAAGTTTGCAGGGCTTTTTCGTCTTCGGCAATCAGTATTTTCATAATTCTTTCAGCAGCTTCAACAATGAATTTACAAGATAACAGAACTATTTGATTATTCTTTGATCAGTTTTAATATGGTGGGGAGCACGATGAGCAGTAAGGGAAGCGCAAAGATCATCCCGCCTATCACGGCGATAGCCAGCGGCTGGTGCAATTGAGCCCCGGCACCAATTCCCAGAGCGAGGGGAATTAAGGCCATAATGGCTGCAAAAGCGGTCATTAATTTGGGTCGCAAACGGGCAGCAATGGCATATTCGATCTTTTCCTTATGGCTTTTTTCATTTTCAATTTCCAGGTACTGCCGGTAGGTAAAGATCGAGTTTTCGCCAATGATCCCTACGATCATGATGATTCCCATATAGCTACCCACGTTTAGTGGCGTGCCGGTTAACAAAAGGCTCAACAGGCATCCCGCAACCCCTAAAATGGCAATTCCCACGATCACCACGGCAATTTTAATCCTTCGGAAGAGGAATAGAATGACGATGAACACGAGCAGGATCGCGAGGATCAGGATGAGTAGTAGTTCGCTGAAGGCCTGTTGCTGCTCTTTATAGGAGCCGCCATATTCTAGATGATATCCGGCTGGCATGCTAACATTTTTTGCCAGTTTCTGCTGAATTTCAGCCAGCGTGGAACCAAGATCGCGATGATCCAGCCTGGCGGTCACCACGCCCATAGATTTCAGGTTTTCCCGGTTTACCTGGGCCACTCCTTTTTTCAGCTGGATGCTTGCCAGTTGCGGAAGCGGCAGCGTGGAGCCACCAGGGATATTTACCTGGAAATTCTGAAGATCCTGAATAGAATTTTTATAGGTCTGCGGATACATCAGGCGAATATTGATGAGCTGCTCATTATCGATCATTGTGCTCACGATCGTACCGCCAATACGGGTTTGCAGTTGCAGCTGCAGATCGGCCGGGGAAATCCCGATTCTTGCCAGTACATCATTTTTCGGTTCTACGGAAATTTCCGGGCCGGAGAGTATGATCCCGTCATTGACATCAGCCGTTCCTCTGATCTTTTCGATTTCTGAAGCTATCTTTTTTGAAAGTTCCTGCAAATGCGAAATATCGTCCCCGAAGATCTTGACCTCGATTGGCTGAACCGAACTGATGAGATCACCCAGCATATCACCAATTACCTGCCCAAAATCTACCTGAAGTGCGGGTAGCTTGGCTTCGATCTTCTTCCGGATCTCGTCGGCCACTTCCATGGTGGCAATCTGGCGTTTATCCTTTAATTTGATGAGGTAGTCCCCGCTGTTGGGTTCGGTGATGAAAAATCCCATTTCGGTTCCAAGTCTTGCTGAATACGCTTCAACTTCCGGTTGTTCATTCAGGATTTGATTCACCTGGTCGAGCATCGCAGCAGTCTCTTCGAGGGTCGTGCCACCGGGACTTTGGTAATCCATTACAATACTGCCTTCATCCATTTCGGGTAAAAAACCGGAATTCAGCTTTGAAGGAACAATGATCAGTACCGCTATACAGATTGCCGCAAAACCGATCCCGATCAACGGAAGATCCAATACTTTATGGATCCAGCGGGTTTTGGGTTCTTTTTTCCGCCGGATCTCTTTTCCGCGGGAAAAAACCACGGCGAGAATGGGAACGATGATCCACGAAACCAGAAAGGAAGCCGCCAGAGCGATGATCATGCTGTATGCCATCACCTTGAAGTAAGCGCCCGCCACGCCAGTCATCAAAATAAAAGGCACGAAGATGAGCAAAGTGCTGAGCGACGATCCAACCATTGCAGGAAATAGATGCGAAATGGCTTCGCGGGCGATCCAGCTGAGGGGTTTTTTGGGATGTTCTTCCCTTATTTTATGGATCTGTTCGATCACGATCACCACATCATCGATCATGAGCCCAATTGCAGCGGCGATAGCTCCCAGGGTCATGATATTAAAGGTATAACCTACAGCATCCATGACCAGTAGCGTGAGTGCCAGGCTCAGCGGAATGCTGAACACAATGACCATGCTGGCAGAAAATGACCGCAGAAAAATAATGACCACCAGGATTGCCAGAACAAGCCCGATCCATAATACGTCTTTAATACTGCGAATGCTGGAATTCACGAAATTCGCCTGCTTGTAAAACGGCCTGATCCTTACATTTTTGGGAATAATGCTTCCAAGTTCCGCGACTTTCTTTTCAATATTATTATTGACCTCGATGAGATTGGCATCGGGTTGTTTGATAATGGCCAAAAGCGGTACGTTTTTTCCGTTGGCCAGGACTTTTACGTATTCTTTCGCCTGGTTTACCTGTATTTCCGCGATATCCTTCAGCCTGATCGTCCTGCTCGTGCTGCTTTTCACCACGACATTTTCCAGGTCGGCCAGGTTCTCGATCGCGTTATTGGTAAGGTTGAGATACATTCGGTCATAATCTGTGATATAACCGTTGGATTGCAGGATATTGGAATTATTCACGGCATCCTGTATGTCTTTTATCGAAATCTGAAGATTCTGAAGCGCATAAGGCTTCAGGATGATCTCATATTCCTTGTCTTTCCCGCCGATGACGGCAATATCTGAAACCCCTTCAGTAGCCAGTAAATAGGGTTTGATCTGGTATTTTGCAATCTTTTTAAGGTCTACCTGCGACAGGCTGCCATCACCTTCCACCGAGTATCCCATTACGGGAAGAATGGAAGGATTCATTTTTTCTACGGAAAAACTGGTATTGGGAAGGATTTCTTCTTTCGACTGCTGAATGTAGGATTCTATCTGGCTACGAGCGGTATTGATGTCCATATCCCAATTCAGGAAAACTGAAATTTCACAGCTGCCACGCGAAGTAACGCTTCGAATATATTGCAAGCCTTCGGTACGCCTGATGATATTTTCCAATGGGATGGTCACCGTGGTCATCATCTTATCCACCGGTTGCTGGCCGGCATCAGCGATGACCTTGATTTTCGGGAATGTGATATTGGGGAACAAGCCGGTCTGCATTTTCTGGTAGGTGTAGCCTCCCGCCAAAAGAA contains the following coding sequences:
- a CDS encoding cytochrome-c peroxidase produces the protein MMNKIYLVWLLAIFTACSKDAVYIPLDEEIQVSIPENFPEIQYDLSANSPTKRGFELGKKLFYDGKLSANGVISCGFCHEQRFAFTHHGHQFSHGIEDREGIRNAPAIQNMAFLKEFAWDGATAHLDLFPIIPITNEAEMGETMTNVLEKLRADSEYPKLFSEAFEEGAITHENFLKALSKFMLMMVSANSRYDQFIRGENGESFSQTELKGMQLFQQKCSSCHQTDLFTDQAFRNNGLPVNPKINDLGRAEVSGKAADNYKFKVPSLRNVGVTAPYMHDGRFGSLEAVLDFYDHGVVDSPTLDEKLRQNGQLGIPMKETEKTAIIAFLQTLTDTIFLNDERFSEY
- a CDS encoding phosphatase PAP2 family protein; the protein is MNNDFKNYIFILIFSLFLSFQGHAQFIKQESPGIKTAGDVLLFAVPASTLATTLILKDREGSWQFTKGFILNQVVTFGLKVALNKPRPHHNGDNAFPSGHTSTTFQSAAFIHERYGFKYSIPAYALAGFTAFSRINAQKHDGYDILAGAVVGIGSSLIFTSPYEREHMELTFSSNEHAALLGFTYKF
- a CDS encoding glycoside hydrolase family 53 protein; this translates as MFRDLIGPMLKTGLLCLLFSACSSGTTSEDLPETNDDSPVSETPEETPAETPEETNFYYGADLSYVNEMEDCGATYYNADAQAEDSYQIFADAGANLVRVRLWHSPEWTSYSNFQDVKKSISRAKAANMQVLLDFHYSDTWADPSRQEIPAAWAAVKDNTPVLGDSLYNYTYQTLKKLKEADLLPNIVQVGNEINGMILQQGELEWPIDWDRNAYLLNKGIQAVRDIASQNESNIEIMLHIAQPENGLWWFEQATANGVTNFDWIGLSYYPIWSDYNLENVSSALQTLISTYDKKLMVVETAYPFTLENADSANNILGEDALVDGFPATQQGQLDYLNKLQEVIENAGGSGLVYWEPAWVSTSCSTQWAQGSHWDNATLFDHQNKATLGMQFYNASK
- a CDS encoding DedA family protein, yielding MNSILDFFLHLDSHLFTMIIDYGVWIYAILFAFIFIETGLVVMPFLPGDSLLFAAGTFCAGVVNDAGQTAELNLYIVLISLAVAAILGDSLNYYLGKTVGLKVLAWKVFGRTLVSEKHIDKTRSFYAKHGPKTIILARYVPVVRTFAPFVAGIGEMHFGKFIRYNVIGRISWVLLLVLVGYFFGNLDFVKNNFELVILGIVILSITPMIIEFIKSKTRKKE
- a CDS encoding glycoside hydrolase family 2 TIM barrel-domain containing protein, whose product is MNKLYKQYFLLLFCALLLNHFQVAAQRESRELQKGWKFAKGPHPEAVDSEFDDSSWQDVRIPHDWAISEDFIKDGNGSTGKLPWKAEGWYRKKLEINEAYKNKRIYLVFDGVMAFPEVYINGKLAGKWDYGYNSFYLDITDFLNFSEENLLAVHADTREHDSRWYPGGGLYRKVTMLVTDPVHVDIWGTYVTTPIINADTATVRISNHILNTSKMGDSVRLKQVILDPSGEQVSAEKMTRFLAAGEAAYFETSAKVLKPQLWDLDAPNLYSTLSQVYVNGQLRDEKKTSFGIRNIEFTANDGFHLNGRRVQLKGVNLHHGQGPLGAAFYPRAAERQLEIMQSLGVNAIRNSHNVAAPELLELCDKMGILFFDEIFDKYDAKADIVDTTDFEDFAHRNIRNFIRRDRNHPSVFMWSVGNEIGDVQWNINNGFRRLHTMLNYVNKYDPTRPTTLVNDQLRSAELRHFDLYDVHSWNYGRRYRIARKLQPNKAVVISESASTVSTRGFYEFPLPEKKTDFTKSLQVSSYDLNAPEWAEISDDDFMWQQQEPYVAGEFVWTGFDYLGEPTPYTNKEVEELGFDAEAASRSSYFGIVDLVGIPKDRYYLYKSYWKPEEQTIHILPHWNWEGREGEKTPVFVYTNGDCAELFVNGKSYGKQCKKPESTVSTERFRLMWNDVVYEPGEVKAVAYKDGKQIGEKILKTAGKATNFSLTADRKIIQANGKDLSYVLVEAFDKKGNPAPLANDVLQIEVTGEGHLAGAGNGNPQSFEAFQNDTVNLFYGKAVIILGSDFEKGTLKLRVKSANLGTETISIKAE
- a CDS encoding MbnP family protein: MKKYILNSLMAILTISSISCSTDSEEQLSGHNDLVIEFDNGFNGNDLLLNTSGYESINQEQLKISRLNYIVSNFKLTTASGTVFTYPKNDSYFIINKETGHTEVVLKEVPAGEYASISFGIGVDQEKYLQGAEGQGDFLSLAEANEMMWAWQAGYKFLNYEGSFTTATTAEAQNFKVHMGSHGSSLDNYRALSLALPSSALVSSELKPVIHLAVDASKILNGQYQLSLEEKSVIMVDENKSPQIAENLTGMFRVDHVHNGASGTH